In one window of Chitinivibrionales bacterium DNA:
- a CDS encoding MCE family protein — MKKTNMDLIVGGSILIALLILITSVLWLKEVNVSRKKVEYTVLFPNIGTLQLGDPVMVNGVKKGVVADISLQGDSVAVVCKIDESVVLTDSSRVTVQNIGIMGERMIGIQLSSKGTPYEPDKKSGKPSQYIPGHFDSGIAEAMGMIGTVLGEVEVLVNNVESIVNETIGDTTFIVVFDEILGRLDEISKFGHALVSENKKEIERSINNLYVVSDEIREIIAENKGDINKLVKNGAQLSDQALVIADGIDSISTSVQVMLTDIESGNSALGKMLADDAFYDDVKQSVDELDNLVKEVREDGLKLRIGFRKKRDKNKE; from the coding sequence GTGAAAAAGACAAATATGGACCTTATTGTCGGCGGGTCCATCCTTATCGCTCTTCTTATTCTGATAACCAGCGTGCTCTGGCTTAAGGAAGTCAATGTTTCGCGAAAAAAAGTCGAATATACGGTTCTTTTTCCAAATATCGGCACCCTGCAGCTTGGCGACCCCGTAATGGTAAACGGTGTAAAAAAGGGTGTCGTCGCCGATATATCCCTGCAGGGGGACAGTGTTGCTGTTGTATGCAAGATCGATGAGAGTGTCGTGCTGACCGATTCTTCGAGGGTGACCGTTCAGAATATCGGAATTATGGGCGAACGCATGATCGGCATTCAGCTGTCGAGTAAAGGAACCCCCTATGAGCCGGATAAAAAAAGCGGCAAGCCGTCACAGTATATACCCGGTCATTTCGACAGCGGCATTGCCGAAGCTATGGGGATGATCGGAACGGTGCTTGGTGAGGTCGAAGTCCTGGTTAATAACGTTGAATCGATTGTCAATGAAACAATCGGGGATACGACCTTTATCGTAGTTTTCGATGAAATCCTCGGCAGGCTTGATGAAATCAGCAAATTCGGCCATGCACTTGTCTCTGAAAATAAAAAGGAAATCGAACGGTCAATTAATAATCTGTATGTGGTTTCCGATGAGATCAGAGAAATAATCGCTGAGAATAAGGGCGATATCAACAAGCTGGTAAAAAACGGTGCACAGCTTTCCGATCAGGCACTGGTCATTGCCGATGGTATCGATTCGATAAGCACCTCGGTACAGGTAATGCTCACCGACATTGAAAGTGGCAACAGTGCGCTGGGAAAAATGCTTGCTGATGATGCATTTTATGATGATGTGAAACAATCCGTCGATGAACTCGACAATTTGGTTAAAGAGGTTCGTGAGGACGGATTGAAGTTGCGAATTGGTTTCAGAAAAAAAAGAGACAAAAACAAAGAATGA
- a CDS encoding homoserine dehydrogenase, which produces MGTINIGLIGAGTVGGGVVKIIHKQLGFFNTRLGLPVALKRIVDKQTDRFTDLPVGDTLCSGDSDDILNDESIQIVVELVGGTTFAKEITLAALKRGKHVVTANKALIAEHGPEIFEAADSNNVSVYFEAAVGGGMPTIKSIREAMVGNEISSIKTIINGTCNYILTQMSTRQLPFKQVLADAQKFGYAEADPTLDIEGGDTGHKVAIMASLLYGGYVPFERISVEGITGITPDDIACARDLGYSIKLLGIIKERDGVIDVRVHPAMLPNAHILASVSDVFNAVLLEGDAVGDMLLYGRGAGEMPTASAVVSDIIDVARNILSGVPRRIPMDYYRKENMLTLQPMESITSRYYLRFTVCDKPGVLATIATMLGKKDISIASVVQREGFSEECVPVIILTHQATEKNIQEALAEVEKMDFTRSKTQLIRIED; this is translated from the coding sequence ATGGGTACAATTAATATAGGTCTTATCGGCGCCGGGACTGTTGGCGGTGGCGTGGTAAAGATCATCCATAAACAACTCGGTTTTTTCAACACCAGGCTTGGCCTGCCCGTTGCCTTGAAGCGTATTGTTGATAAGCAAACTGATCGGTTTACCGATTTGCCGGTGGGTGATACACTCTGCAGCGGCGATTCCGATGATATCCTGAACGATGAATCGATTCAAATAGTTGTCGAGCTGGTTGGCGGAACAACATTTGCAAAGGAGATTACCCTGGCGGCACTGAAACGGGGAAAGCATGTTGTCACCGCAAACAAAGCGTTGATTGCCGAGCATGGTCCCGAAATTTTCGAAGCCGCCGACAGCAATAATGTTTCGGTCTATTTTGAAGCTGCGGTAGGCGGCGGTATGCCGACCATTAAGTCGATCCGGGAGGCGATGGTCGGCAATGAAATCAGTTCGATAAAAACCATTATTAATGGTACCTGCAATTACATTTTAACACAAATGTCAACCAGGCAGCTTCCTTTTAAGCAGGTGCTGGCGGATGCTCAGAAATTTGGATATGCCGAAGCCGATCCCACCCTTGATATCGAAGGCGGAGATACGGGGCATAAAGTGGCGATTATGGCATCCCTGCTCTACGGAGGGTATGTTCCGTTCGAGCGCATCAGCGTGGAAGGAATAACAGGAATTACCCCGGATGATATTGCCTGTGCCCGCGATCTGGGATACAGTATCAAACTTCTGGGCATCATAAAGGAGCGGGATGGTGTCATTGATGTCCGTGTACACCCGGCTATGCTTCCCAATGCGCATATCCTGGCCTCGGTGTCTGATGTTTTCAACGCGGTGCTTCTTGAGGGAGACGCTGTTGGTGACATGTTGCTTTACGGGCGAGGTGCCGGTGAAATGCCGACGGCCTCGGCGGTAGTCAGCGATATTATTGATGTTGCCCGGAATATCCTGTCGGGCGTGCCTCGCCGCATACCCATGGACTATTACCGGAAAGAAAACATGCTGACGCTTCAGCCGATGGAGTCCATAACATCACGATATTACCTTCGTTTCACGGTCTGCGATAAGCCGGGGGTGTTGGCCACCATCGCAACGATGTTAGGCAAAAAAGATATTTCCATAGCATCGGTTGTTCAACGGGAAGGTTTCTCTGAAGAGTGTGTGCCGGTGATTATTCTCACGCATCAGGCCACGGAGAAAAATATTCAGGAAGCACTGGCTGAAGTCGAAAAAATGGATTTTACCCGAAGTAAAACACAGCTTATCAGAATAGAGGATTAA
- a CDS encoding cofactor-independent phosphoglycerate mutase has translation MKYALLIGDGMADFPQKSLDNKTPLEYALTPHMDACAHDGIVGKVQTVPSGMPPGSDVANMSLMGYDPQQYYDGRAPIEAASMGVDLRQGDKAFRCNLVNLDSKNMVDYSSGHIETDDAHAIIGELKESLDSDSVCFHPGVSYRHLAVVSDFPEGDLKCTPPHDISGREYKPFLPQGTGQERVLDLFYQARDILARSPVNKKRISRGKCPVTDIWLWGQGSAIALPTLAERYSLSGSVVSAVDLVKGLGVLAGLTVCNVPGATGYLDTNYAGKVSAAATALETQDFVYLHVEAPDETSHEGSLEKKITAIEAFDRNVVGEIRKLKDQMKDLRICVLPDHATPVSMKTHHDMPVPYAMCGTHIAANHAQTYCEKSAHDSEIVSGVELFDRFIKGNFD, from the coding sequence ATGAAATATGCACTTTTAATTGGCGACGGAATGGCGGATTTTCCCCAGAAATCGCTGGATAACAAAACTCCTCTTGAGTATGCCCTTACACCTCACATGGATGCCTGTGCCCATGATGGAATTGTTGGAAAAGTGCAGACGGTTCCTTCCGGAATGCCGCCGGGCAGTGATGTTGCCAATATGTCGCTCATGGGGTATGATCCCCAGCAGTATTACGACGGTCGTGCACCGATTGAAGCTGCGAGCATGGGAGTGGATCTCAGGCAGGGAGACAAGGCGTTCCGCTGTAACCTGGTCAACCTCGACTCGAAAAACATGGTCGATTATTCATCCGGTCATATTGAAACCGATGATGCTCATGCAATAATCGGCGAACTTAAAGAATCGCTTGATTCCGATTCGGTCTGCTTTCATCCGGGTGTCAGTTACCGTCATCTTGCTGTTGTAAGCGATTTTCCCGAAGGCGATCTGAAGTGTACACCACCTCATGATATTTCCGGACGGGAGTATAAACCATTTTTACCTCAGGGCACGGGACAAGAGCGGGTCCTGGATCTTTTTTACCAGGCCAGAGATATACTGGCCCGTTCTCCGGTAAACAAAAAAAGGATAAGCCGGGGAAAATGTCCGGTGACCGATATATGGTTGTGGGGACAGGGATCTGCAATTGCACTTCCCACTCTCGCAGAACGGTATTCCCTCTCAGGATCAGTTGTTTCGGCCGTCGACCTGGTAAAAGGATTGGGAGTTCTGGCCGGTCTTACGGTTTGTAACGTTCCGGGGGCTACCGGCTACCTCGATACTAATTATGCAGGAAAAGTGAGTGCCGCGGCAACAGCGCTCGAAACTCAGGATTTTGTGTATCTCCATGTTGAAGCACCCGATGAGACGTCCCATGAAGGGTCCCTGGAGAAAAAGATTACCGCTATTGAAGCATTCGACCGGAATGTGGTGGGAGAGATAAGGAAACTGAAAGATCAGATGAAAGATTTGCGAATATGTGTTCTTCCCGACCACGCTACCCCTGTATCAATGAAAACCCATCATGACATGCCGGTACCCTATGCAATGTGCGGAACGCATATCGCCGCCAACCATGCTCAAACCTATTGTGAGAAATCCGCCCATGATTCGGAAATAGTAAGTGGGGTGGAACTTTTTGATCGATTTATCAAGGGGAACTTTGATTAA
- the thrC gene encoding threonine synthase, producing the protein MEKAYLRTFGKKPEKQYPIDQVRYKDDEGTLLEVVNPLPQYTPKEIEELKTLFSLRLISRNPVDRSGVWRYREFLPAFRPFDNIVTMWEGNTPIYSLPLCAEYTGMDKLHAKHQGSNPTGSFKDNGMTTAITMARKLGARMVACASTGNTSASMAAYAARARMKSIVFIPEGQIAYGKLSQALDYGSMTIQINGDFDAAMHVVQEVCDKGGIYLLNSINPFRIEGQKTIMIELFHQLGWTMPDWIIVPGGNLGNSSSFGKAFDELKACGFIDKIPRVAVIQAQGANPLYKSFSTGERTLAPVQAQTRATAIKIGNPVSFEKAWYAVDYSSGIVEEVTEEEIAVAKSRIGADGIGSEPASATTVAGCKKLVEKGIVDKSEKAVCILTGHLLKDPDYSVEFHKDELYLDAVRKTTVEGKQKIDTHGYSNKPVQLPADADVLLDFIEKHQKSS; encoded by the coding sequence ATGGAAAAAGCTTATTTACGCACCTTTGGAAAAAAGCCCGAAAAGCAGTATCCGATCGATCAAGTGCGATATAAGGATGATGAAGGGACTCTGCTTGAGGTAGTCAATCCTCTTCCTCAGTATACCCCCAAGGAGATAGAGGAACTCAAGACACTGTTCAGCCTTCGTTTAATTTCGAGGAATCCGGTCGATCGCAGCGGAGTCTGGCGCTACCGGGAGTTTCTACCGGCATTCAGGCCTTTCGATAATATTGTGACCATGTGGGAAGGCAATACACCGATTTATTCTCTTCCTTTATGTGCAGAATATACCGGTATGGATAAACTTCATGCAAAGCATCAGGGAAGCAATCCCACCGGATCGTTTAAAGACAACGGGATGACCACTGCGATCACGATGGCGAGAAAATTAGGAGCCCGCATGGTTGCCTGTGCATCGACAGGAAATACCTCCGCATCAATGGCGGCCTATGCAGCCCGGGCTCGTATGAAGAGTATTGTTTTTATTCCCGAAGGCCAGATTGCCTATGGTAAATTGTCGCAGGCCCTCGATTATGGATCGATGACAATCCAGATCAACGGTGATTTTGATGCTGCCATGCATGTTGTTCAGGAGGTGTGCGATAAAGGCGGTATTTATCTTCTCAATTCGATAAACCCCTTTCGCATCGAAGGACAGAAAACAATAATGATCGAATTATTCCATCAGCTCGGATGGACCATGCCCGACTGGATTATTGTTCCGGGCGGAAATCTCGGGAATTCCAGCTCTTTCGGCAAGGCCTTTGATGAGTTGAAGGCGTGTGGATTTATCGATAAAATACCCCGTGTTGCAGTTATCCAGGCTCAGGGAGCGAATCCCCTTTATAAAAGCTTTTCTACGGGCGAAAGAACGCTGGCCCCGGTTCAGGCACAAACCAGGGCTACGGCAATAAAGATCGGTAACCCGGTCAGTTTCGAAAAGGCCTGGTATGCGGTTGATTATTCAAGCGGTATTGTCGAGGAAGTGACGGAAGAAGAAATTGCCGTTGCCAAAAGCAGGATCGGCGCCGACGGTATCGGGTCCGAACCCGCATCGGCTACGACGGTTGCCGGATGCAAGAAGCTTGTCGAAAAGGGAATAGTCGATAAGTCCGAAAAAGCTGTCTGTATTCTGACCGGTCATTTATTAAAAGATCCCGATTACAGTGTAGAATTTCACAAAGATGAGCTCTATCTTGATGCGGTAAGGAAAACAACCGTTGAGGGTAAGCAGAAAATCGATACCCACGGGTACAGTAATAAACCTGTTCAACTGCCGGCCGATGCAGATGTACTTCTTGACTTCATCGAAAAACATCAGAAATCTTCATAA
- a CDS encoding HPr family phosphocarrier protein: MIERDIPVINSLGIHARPASMIVETANKFKSAVTLEKDGISADAKSIINVMMLAAAFKSTVKVRASGEDEEEAVEAIARLFEEKFHEE; the protein is encoded by the coding sequence ATGATTGAACGAGATATTCCGGTAATAAACAGCCTCGGCATCCATGCGCGTCCTGCATCGATGATTGTCGAAACAGCGAATAAATTCAAGTCGGCCGTTACTTTGGAAAAGGACGGTATCAGCGCTGATGCCAAGAGCATAATAAATGTGATGATGCTTGCAGCGGCTTTTAAATCGACGGTAAAAGTTCGGGCATCGGGGGAAGATGAAGAAGAGGCGGTGGAGGCAATTGCACGCCTGTTTGAAGAAAAATTTCATGAGGAATAG
- the raiA gene encoding ribosome-associated translation inhibitor RaiA yields MEVQVTYRHSKASEGMKESIKNDIEKLEKFHEKITSCRVIIDEESITKKVEIVVNVQNHTITGVGKAENLGKAFDQALSKTERQLKKINEKIKNHKGVKIGVVEMELERKRRESEGAVEEFE; encoded by the coding sequence ATGGAAGTACAAGTAACCTATCGTCATTCAAAAGCTTCAGAGGGAATGAAGGAATCGATCAAGAACGACATCGAAAAGCTGGAGAAGTTTCATGAGAAAATTACTTCCTGCCGGGTTATTATTGATGAAGAATCGATAACAAAAAAGGTTGAGATTGTCGTCAATGTTCAGAACCATACGATTACCGGAGTCGGCAAAGCGGAGAATCTGGGAAAAGCGTTCGATCAGGCTCTGAGCAAAACAGAGCGACAACTGAAAAAAATTAACGAGAAAATAAAAAACCATAAAGGAGTCAAAATCGGAGTCGTTGAGATGGAACTGGAGCGGAAGAGAAGGGAATCGGAGGGTGCGGTCGAAGAATTTGAATAG
- a CDS encoding exopolysaccharide biosynthesis polyprenyl glycosylphosphotransferase, producing MRIKILEKFGTLILDFIAFNIAFIASVWLRYKSGLFAELYNPDVDIVSYFVPVGPVLTISFGWIILFFFTGLYREWYKESRIDVFFAVTKAVIIGLIIVLLITRGHELYQYMKTGKSPVFFTHATIAIMVTYGACFLFFATANRLLIHSFLSWLAAKGIGTRKVLIIGANESGSKLVREIKHYPHLRNRVVGFIDDDGRKKGNALENLPVFGTYSDIPSVVKKEQIQGIIISHVSTSANEIMRVIEYCVDVKVDIYMIPSLLDVISGHFKTHQIFGVPLMVLLQDHMSPWEAQVKRLIDILASMLVLGFGAPLWGMIALVIKWNSPGPALYSQKRAGKFGKPFMLYKFRSMYQDAESRSGPQWAVKDDPRITPVGRFIRKTRIDEIPQFINVFKGEMSLVGPRPERPVFIEKLKKEIPWYIRRLKMRPGITGWAQVKHKYDETIEDVKQKVMYDLYYFENMSLMLDLKIMLRTILVVFTGKGAH from the coding sequence ATGAGAATAAAGATTTTAGAAAAATTTGGAACACTCATTCTTGATTTCATCGCGTTTAATATTGCCTTTATTGCCTCGGTGTGGCTTCGTTACAAAAGCGGACTTTTTGCAGAACTTTACAACCCAGATGTTGATATCGTTTCATATTTTGTGCCTGTCGGACCGGTTCTGACAATATCGTTCGGGTGGATAATCCTCTTCTTTTTTACCGGGTTGTACAGAGAGTGGTATAAAGAATCACGTATCGATGTCTTTTTTGCAGTGACCAAAGCGGTCATTATCGGATTGATAATCGTACTGCTCATCACCCGGGGTCATGAACTTTACCAGTATATGAAAACCGGAAAATCGCCGGTGTTCTTTACCCATGCAACAATCGCCATCATGGTGACCTATGGGGCATGTTTTCTCTTTTTTGCTACGGCGAATCGTTTGTTAATACATTCATTTCTCAGCTGGCTGGCTGCAAAGGGAATCGGGACCAGAAAAGTCTTGATCATAGGTGCCAATGAATCGGGTTCAAAGCTGGTTCGGGAAATTAAACATTATCCCCATCTCAGAAACCGGGTCGTCGGTTTTATCGATGACGACGGTCGAAAGAAAGGGAATGCACTCGAAAATTTGCCGGTATTCGGCACCTATTCTGATATTCCTTCCGTGGTAAAAAAAGAGCAGATTCAGGGAATTATCATTTCTCATGTTTCGACTTCCGCCAACGAAATCATGCGGGTGATAGAGTATTGTGTTGATGTCAAGGTTGATATTTACATGATTCCTTCACTTCTTGATGTTATCTCGGGGCATTTCAAGACCCACCAGATTTTCGGCGTCCCGCTTATGGTTTTGTTGCAGGATCATATGTCACCCTGGGAGGCACAGGTCAAACGGTTGATCGATATTCTGGCATCGATGCTCGTTCTCGGATTTGGGGCACCGCTATGGGGGATGATCGCCCTTGTGATTAAATGGAATTCTCCCGGCCCGGCTCTTTACAGCCAGAAACGGGCAGGAAAGTTCGGAAAACCTTTTATGCTCTATAAGTTCCGCTCCATGTATCAGGATGCAGAATCACGATCGGGACCGCAATGGGCGGTCAAGGATGATCCGCGTATTACTCCGGTCGGTCGATTTATCAGAAAAACCCGTATCGATGAAATCCCTCAATTTATTAATGTGTTTAAAGGGGAAATGAGCCTTGTCGGTCCCCGTCCCGAACGCCCTGTTTTTATCGAGAAATTGAAAAAAGAGATCCCCTGGTATATCAGACGATTAAAGATGAGACCCGGAATTACCGGGTGGGCCCAGGTGAAACATAAATATGATGAAACTATTGAAGATGTAAAGCAGAAGGTCATGTACGATCTCTATTATTTCGAAAACATGTCCCTCATGCTGGACCTTAAAATAATGCTCAGAACCATCCTGGTCGTATTTACCGGAAAAGGTGCTCATTAA
- the lipA gene encoding lipoyl synthase has translation MISYCNNRTNRFSDSSQTPSERQSSRERFPEWLKRPVPPGGQKFAVERRLAGRGLHTVCKEAKCPNRCECYGAGKATFLIMGDVCSRSCSFCSVESGIPGSLDPDEPEKLCTAAKELGLRYVVITSVTRDDLPDGGASHFAKTVGELKQRIPGIGVEVLVPDFKGNTASIDTVVSSGIDVFNHNIETIPRLYPSIRPQANYRQSLNVLRYAAQLQKTLQIKSGVMLGLGEKDTEVLKSFEDLRKAGCTILTIGQYLQPSPSQARVVEFIAPQQFEHYNARAREMGFIEVAAGPFVRSSYRAGEIFEKIQNHSGTTDT, from the coding sequence ATGATTAGTTACTGCAATAACCGTACAAACAGATTTTCAGATTCATCTCAGACACCCTCGGAACGACAATCTTCCCGGGAGCGTTTTCCTGAGTGGTTGAAACGTCCGGTACCTCCGGGGGGACAGAAATTTGCCGTTGAACGCCGTCTCGCGGGCAGAGGACTTCATACCGTCTGCAAAGAGGCAAAGTGCCCCAACCGGTGTGAGTGTTATGGCGCGGGCAAAGCCACGTTCCTGATTATGGGTGATGTCTGCAGCAGAAGTTGTTCCTTTTGCAGCGTTGAATCGGGGATCCCCGGTTCTCTTGACCCAGATGAACCGGAAAAACTCTGTACCGCCGCAAAAGAACTCGGTCTTCGCTACGTCGTGATTACCTCGGTGACCCGGGATGATCTCCCCGACGGTGGAGCATCCCATTTTGCGAAAACAGTAGGGGAACTCAAACAACGTATACCAGGTATCGGGGTTGAAGTTCTGGTTCCCGACTTTAAGGGAAACACTGCATCCATCGATACTGTCGTATCGAGCGGAATCGATGTTTTTAATCACAATATCGAAACAATTCCGCGACTCTATCCTTCAATCAGACCTCAGGCAAATTATCGGCAGTCTCTTAATGTGCTCAGATATGCAGCGCAGTTACAAAAAACATTGCAGATTAAATCCGGAGTAATGCTCGGGCTTGGGGAAAAGGATACCGAGGTACTAAAATCCTTTGAAGATCTGCGAAAGGCCGGGTGTACGATCCTTACCATTGGTCAATATCTTCAACCCTCACCCTCGCAGGCACGGGTGGTCGAATTTATTGCTCCACAGCAGTTCGAGCATTATAACGCTCGGGCCCGGGAAATGGGATTTATCGAAGTTGCCGCAGGACCGTTTGTCAGAAGCTCCTATAGAGCCGGAGAAATTTTCGAAAAGATTCAAAACCATTCTGGTACCACTGATACATAA
- the rpoN gene encoding RNA polymerase factor sigma-54: protein MNLGLDMSLKLQQKLSFQMIQSLKLLQVNTLQLEQLLKTELEMNPVLEATEEQETELEEEIEEQKDEEEEELEVDEDEIDWEEYLEDGFDIGNRMSEGESSSEQKYEPSPTYSETLSEYLGRQLAEKKMSPRMALLVQFLIGSLDSDGYLRVGLDDVSEVTNSSVYEIEEALNIIWQMEPPGVGARNLQECLALQLKARGKHDSLAMKVISKTWDLFERMKVPDIAQQLGVETKDVQDAINVIKTLNPKPGYSVAGESPSTIIPDLIVEKIDGEFVVSLNDRSIPSLHISRSYADMIRRGSTARPEIKKYIREKLNNASWLIRSIEQRKTTMLRVMYAIIEKQTDFFEKGPPNLSPLKLQDIADMIEMHISTVSRVTSNKYVQTSHGIFELKYFFTEAIGQGANGGDVSSEKIKNRIRELVENENPKKPLSDQRISDLLKREDLKVARRTVAKYREQVRILPARLRQKYD, encoded by the coding sequence TTGAATCTTGGTCTTGATATGTCCTTAAAGCTTCAGCAGAAGCTTTCGTTCCAGATGATACAGTCTCTGAAGCTCCTCCAGGTTAATACCTTGCAGCTGGAACAGCTCCTCAAGACCGAGCTGGAAATGAACCCTGTTCTGGAGGCTACCGAAGAGCAGGAGACGGAACTGGAAGAAGAAATTGAAGAACAGAAGGACGAAGAAGAAGAAGAACTGGAAGTCGACGAAGATGAAATAGATTGGGAAGAGTATCTTGAGGATGGATTTGATATCGGAAACAGGATGAGTGAAGGCGAATCGTCGTCGGAACAGAAGTATGAGCCCTCTCCCACCTACAGTGAAACCCTTTCCGAATATTTAGGCAGGCAGCTGGCCGAAAAGAAGATGTCACCCCGCATGGCACTTTTAGTTCAGTTTCTCATCGGTTCCCTGGATTCCGATGGTTATCTTCGGGTCGGACTTGATGATGTTTCTGAAGTAACGAACTCCAGTGTCTATGAAATCGAGGAGGCGCTTAATATTATCTGGCAGATGGAGCCTCCGGGCGTTGGCGCCCGTAATCTTCAGGAATGCCTGGCTCTCCAGCTTAAAGCCCGGGGTAAGCACGATTCACTTGCCATGAAAGTCATCAGCAAAACCTGGGATCTCTTCGAGAGAATGAAAGTGCCTGATATTGCTCAGCAGCTCGGGGTTGAGACAAAGGATGTCCAGGACGCCATAAATGTAATTAAAACGCTGAATCCCAAACCGGGATACTCGGTTGCCGGCGAAAGTCCGTCGACCATTATTCCCGATTTGATCGTTGAAAAAATCGATGGAGAGTTTGTTGTTTCACTTAACGATCGATCGATTCCATCACTTCATATCAGCAGGTCATATGCCGATATGATTCGGAGAGGAAGTACCGCAAGACCGGAGATCAAAAAATATATCAGAGAAAAATTGAATAACGCATCATGGCTGATTCGATCGATCGAACAGCGGAAGACAACAATGCTCCGGGTGATGTATGCGATAATCGAGAAGCAGACCGATTTTTTTGAAAAGGGGCCGCCAAACCTTTCTCCCCTGAAATTGCAGGATATCGCAGACATGATCGAAATGCACATATCGACGGTCAGCAGGGTTACCAGCAACAAGTATGTGCAGACATCCCATGGAATTTTCGAACTGAAATATTTCTTTACAGAAGCGATTGGCCAAGGTGCGAATGGCGGCGATGTCTCTTCGGAGAAGATCAAGAACCGCATTCGTGAACTGGTTGAGAATGAAAATCCCAAAAAGCCGTTATCGGACCAGCGGATTTCTGATCTTTTGAAGCGTGAGGACCTCAAGGTTGCCCGGAGGACTGTTGCAAAGTATCGAGAACAGGTGAGAATCCTTCCGGCGCGCCTGAGACAAAAGTATGATTAG